Proteins from a genomic interval of Scylla paramamosain isolate STU-SP2022 chromosome 26, ASM3559412v1, whole genome shotgun sequence:
- the LOC135113786 gene encoding uncharacterized protein LOC135113786 — MAAAPTVHVHRIKLICLMENAGKDVLTFVLKRGALNAPATPPGQSLTDYLDNLPQGSTANYGRMNNKQKKAALSNTDRRQAQRFPLWDNFDVSLLHKTIKLTCQGVARDGDPEWRNQNTLEGLVTKIKDERNELFHEVKDFSEAEYQHKVNELEHLFIRVLAAAKTKYCIPDAEVTPVQDNARQVTDTFRNMGLEEAILRYKLSNMCQLFISMSQTHLKAFYDRVQTFDPLSFLTNSPKHLHHIQDIFCKMSLVEGRGHLQQRRDIDTCDVLTVTRRAGQNPQPSTSSSATPPTHDAKPQLILIRGVAGSGKTTLLTFLVSEWLQEPCACTIKHLDEYDIVVRVLCRDDEGPSLQNFLKVILPNHFAVMDEHLIPLLQQCKVLFLIDGLDELSPGTPSHSLVKDIINISKYSPDFTLVCTSRPETVQDFLAKVPDGYEVWDMEMRSVSHEQRIHFVMKHYNSFPDKGVKDPERLEYLMKHIGWKDYLGLPLNLHFIAWLFYFNVDNIKITTTQTSLYVTIRDWCIQKLQARLTGHPQDIKTREVLISMVLQDIYDTSLQALLQDRLTLSKQEEQKLICCCFGKGLPSKEVIPAFFSLQDTSDRLGHHQKYAAPHKSLQEFYGASAIVHKLVEDSHSANIRRMLHDPPPEQLRNLRNLLLHVAGLLCHPNTPLCAAAIQEVVDLLAETGVERCDDWLSMLEDTEVNRTALDCVVRHITSDKREMVIITDSTITSARALLPLIPSKVVRIQLSRKESDVQGLIFEHHKYIDLSLHHQYRHPDQATLCDSLLRAMPSMGTRTVHSILDEGAPVSYIRQVKPFLI, encoded by the exons ATGGCCGCCGCTCCAACAGTACATGTCCATCGCATTAAGCTTATCTGTCTCATGGAGAACGCAGGCAAGGACGTCTTGACCTTTGTGTTGAAGCGCGGCGCGCTGAAcgcccccgccacgccgccgGGCCAGTCCCTCACTGACTACCTTGATAACCTCCCTCAAGGCTCGACAGCCAACTATGGcaggatgaataacaaacaaaagaaagcagcaCTGAGCAACACCGACCGCCGCCAAGCACAACGCTTCCCTCTATGGGACAACTTTGATGTAAGTTTATTGCACAAAACAATAAAGCTGACGTGCCAAGGCGTGGCGAGAGATGGCGATCCCGAATGGCGGAATCAGAACACCCTGGAAGGATTGGTAACGAAAATCAAGGATGAGCGGAATGAACTCTTTCATGAAGTGAAAGATTTCAGCGAGGCAGAGTACCAGCACAAAGTCAACGAGTTAGAACACCTCTTTATCCGAGTCCTCGCCGCAGCCAAGACCAAATACTGCATTCCTGACGCAGAGGTGACACCCGTGCAGGACAACGCCCGGCAGGTCACTGATACCTTCAGAAATATGGGATTAGAGGAAGCAATTTTAAGATATAAATTAAGTAACATGTGTCAATTATTCATAAGCATGAGTCAGACCCACCTCAAAGCATTCTATGATCGCGTGCAAACCTTTgatcctctgtccttccttaccAACTCACCAAAACACCTACATCACATCCAGGACATTTTCTGCAAGATGTCCctcgtggaaggaagaggacaccTCCAACAGAGGCGAGACATCGACACTTGCGACGTGCTGACGGTGACGCGCCGCGCGGGACAGAATCCACAGCCGTCCACATCCTCATCGgccacgccgcccacgcacgaCGCCAAGCCACAGCTCATCCTGATCAGGGGCGTGGCAGGAAGCGGCAAAACGACCCTGCTCACCTTCCTTGTCTCAGAGTGGCTTCAAGAGCCCTGCGCCTGCACCATCAAACACCTGGACGAGTACGACATCGTGGTGCGTGTCTTGTGCCGCGATGATGAAGGCCCATCTCTCCAGAACTTCCTCAAAGTGATCCTCCCAAACCACTTTGCTGTGATGGACGAacacctcatccccctcctacAACAATGCAAGGTTCTCTTCCTGATTGACGGCCTGGACGAACTGTCGCCAGGCACTCCATCACACAGCCTTGTGAAGGACATCATCAACATATCGAAATACTCGCCAGACTTCACACTCGTCTGCACATCGCGGCCCGAAACAGTGCAAGACTTCTTGGCCAAAGTACCTGATGGTTATGAGGTGTGGGACATGGAGATGAGAAGTGTTAGCCATGAACAAAGAATTCATTTTGTCATGAAGCATTACAACAGCTTCCCAGACAAGGGGGTCAAAGACCCTGAGAGGCTTGAGTACCTCATGAAACACATTGGCTGGAAGGATTACCTCGGCCTGCCCTTGAACCTGCATTTTATTGCATGgttgttttatttcaatgtagaCAACATcaagatcaccaccacccagaCCAGCCTGTACGTCACCATACGAGACTGGTGCATACAAAAACTGCAGGCCAGACTCACAGGTCATCCACAAGACATAAAGACCCGCGAGGTGCTCATTTCTATGGTTCTACAAGATATATACGACACATCATTGCAAGCTCTTCTTCAAGACCGACTCACTCTGTCAaaacaggaagagcagaagCTGATCTGTTGCTGCTTTGGAAAAGGATTACCCAGCAAGGAAGTCATCCCAGCGTTTTTCAGTCTTCAAGACACGAGTGACAGGCTGGGGCATCATCAGAAGTATGCAGCCCCACACAAGAGCCTACAGGAATTCTACGGTGCATCAGCAATCGTCCACAAGCTGGTGGAGGACTCACACTCAGCAAACATACGACGCATGCTTCACGACCCGCCGCCAGAACAGCTCCGGAACTTGAGGAACCTGCTGCTGCACGTGGCAGGTCTCCTCTGCCACCCTAACACACCACTTTGTGCTGCAGCCATACAA gaggtggTGGACTTGCTGGCGGAGACTGGTGTGGAAAGGTGTGATGATTGGCTGTCCATGCTGGAGGACACTGAGGTGAACAGGACTGCCTTGGATTGTGTTGTCAGACACATTACAAGTGATAAGAGGgagatggtaataataacagacagcaccatcaccagtgCCAgggccctcctccccctcatcccctccaagGTGGTACGGATACAGCTAAGCAGGAAGGAATCAGACGTGCAGGGGCTCATCTTTGAACACCACAAATACATTGATCTGTCCCTGCACCACCAATACAGGCATCCAGACCAAGCCACTCTCTGTGACTCCTTGCTGCGTGCCATGCCCAG tatggggaccagaactgtacacagtattctagatgagggcgcaccagtgagttatataaggcaagtaaaaccttttctgatttaa